In the genome of Rhodamnia argentea isolate NSW1041297 chromosome 3, ASM2092103v1, whole genome shotgun sequence, one region contains:
- the LOC125314198 gene encoding cytosolic sulfotransferase 12-like has product MQASQPPPLPPPPPPPSPLHLRYWREEGMPQAFQDFLSSLPSEEGLITTSARSYQGFWFSSCWILKAVLTCQNHFQAHPSDVLLVTSPKSGTTWLKAILFALVNRAKYPDSSSQRPHPLLTQNPHDLVPSLEVKLYLEEENPNLAALAPPRLFATHMPYSLLPQSVRDSNCKLVYLCRNPKDTFISLWHFVNKLRPEEKGQIPIQECLDQFCRGVSPCGPYWDHVLGYHKASLEMPEKVLFMTYEQMKVDPHVQVRRLADFLGCPFGEEELRDGMAEGILRMCSFENLSALEVNKSGKLSTGVENNWFFRRGEVGDWANYMSAEMGERIDGVMEEKLHGSGLKL; this is encoded by the coding sequence atgcAAGCCTcccaacctcctcctcttcctcctcctcctcctcctccttctccactCCATTTAAGGTACTGGCGAGAGGAAGGCATGCCGCAAGCGTTCCAGGActtcctctcctctcttccttCAGAAGAAGGCTTGATCACCACCTCTGCCCGCTCGTACCAGGGCTTCTGGTTCTCCTCCTGCTGGATCTTGAAGGCCGTCCTCACTTGCCAAAACCACTTCCAAGCTCACCCCTCCGACGTCCTCCTCGTCACCAGCCCGAAATCTGGCACCACCTGGCTAAAGGCCATCCTCTTCGCTCTTGTGAACCGTGCCAAGTACCCCGACTCCAGCTCACAACGACCCCACCCTCTCCTGACCCAAAACCCTCACGACCTCGTGCCCTCCTTGGAGGTCAAGCTCTATCTTGAGGAAGAAAATCCCAACCTCGCTGCTTTAGCGCCCCCGAGGCTATTTGCAACCCACATGCCTTATTCCTTGCTTCCACAGTCGGTGAGGGACTCCAACTGCAAGCTGGTTTACCTGTGCAGGAACCCCAAGGACACCTTCATCTCGCTGTGGCACTTCGTCAACAAGCTGAGGCCGGAAGAGAAAGGCCAGATTCCAATCCAGGAGTGCCTCGACCAGTTCTGTCGTGGGGTGAGCCCTTGTGGGCCTTACTGGGACCATGTGCTAGGTTACCACAAGGCGAGCTTGGAGATGCCGGAGAAGGTGCTGTTCATGACGTACGAGCAGATGAAAGTGGACCCGCATGTTCAAGTGAGGAGGTTGGCCGATTTCTTGGGGTGTCCGTTTGGCGAAGAAGAATTGAGAGACGGGATGGCGGAGGGAATACTGAGGATGTGTAGCTTCGAAAATTTGAGCGCGTTGGAGGTGAACAAGAGCGGGAAGCTGTCGACCGGAGTAGAGAACAACTGGTTCTTCAGGAGAGGCGAGGTCGGAGATTGGGCGAACTACATGAGCGCGGAGATGGGGGAGAGGATTGACGGCGTCATGGAAGAGAAGTTGCATGGCTCTGgcttgaagctttga